Proteins encoded together in one Candidatus Poribacteria bacterium window:
- a CDS encoding GNAT family N-acetyltransferase, with product MEIIQYTPDMQEPLTQFYNRMTANVPHCYPVKEEEFAIAMHRITADKADIKDDGLDSEAAFIAVADGVIQAFIHVGISRSEENREEKLGVIRFFAYERGARRIGQAVLETAEAHLKTFNVSQISAFPQECQYRFYHFEHAYLSDALDQVQGLLGFNGYRRSSGEVFLDWEDYSVTPIPSSLPVKLSVEWKDGRGQFPNCTVLAHQNGEQVGICESLCGGEFSSHTDAQVWLHTTWLGIEDDFQGKGLGRYLLQYALQEMKKIGYRHAAISTAWDNHRAFLFYSNCGYRTVDWTYEFVRDLSEAPTQKW from the coding sequence ATGGAAATTATCCAATACACACCTGATATGCAAGAACCTTTAACCCAATTTTACAACCGTATGACCGCCAACGTCCCGCATTGCTATCCAGTAAAAGAGGAAGAATTTGCGATTGCAATGCACCGAATTACAGCCGACAAAGCCGATATAAAGGATGATGGCCTCGATTCCGAAGCTGCCTTTATCGCGGTAGCGGACGGTGTTATACAGGCGTTTATTCACGTTGGTATCAGTCGATCTGAAGAAAATAGGGAGGAGAAATTAGGTGTTATCCGGTTTTTCGCTTACGAACGCGGGGCACGGCGTATTGGACAAGCCGTACTGGAAACAGCGGAGGCGCATCTGAAAACGTTTAACGTTTCCCAAATTTCCGCTTTCCCACAGGAATGTCAGTATCGTTTCTATCATTTTGAACACGCCTATCTATCCGATGCGCTGGATCAAGTTCAAGGGCTCCTCGGATTTAACGGATACCGACGTTCGAGTGGCGAGGTGTTTTTAGATTGGGAAGACTATTCCGTTACACCCATCCCTTCAAGTCTACCGGTAAAGCTTTCTGTCGAATGGAAGGACGGACGCGGACAATTCCCAAATTGCACCGTGCTCGCGCACCAAAACGGTGAACAGGTCGGTATCTGTGAATCCCTCTGCGGCGGTGAGTTCTCAAGCCACACCGATGCACAAGTTTGGCTTCATACGACGTGGCTCGGTATTGAGGACGATTTTCAGGGGAAGGGTTTAGGACGTTACCTACTCCAATACGCACTTCAAGAGATGAAGAAAATCGGATACCGACACGCAGCGATTAGTACCGCTTGGGATAACCACCGAGCGTTCCTCTTTTACAGCAACTGCGGGTATCGGACCGTAGATTGGACCTACGAATTCGTCAGAGATCTCTCCGAAGCACCAACACAGAAGTGGTAG
- a CDS encoding AAC(3) family N-acetyltransferase — protein MPEGQVVHKTERPITVESLQADFEALGIEKGMVLLVHSSLSAMGWVCGGAVAVIIALQKVLGETGTLVMPTHSTDLSDPSQWENPPVPESWWQTIRETMPAYDPDLTPTRSMGKIVETFRRQKGVLRSMHPQNSFCASGPQASYITDNHALAFGFGENSPLGRIYDLHGSVLLLGVGHSNNTSIHLAEHQADFPTKRVVREGAPISQAGSSAWTTFENIDVDASDFDRIGEDFLRSDAGKVVRHGKVGNANCQLMPQSAVVDFAVDWLEKNRV, from the coding sequence ATGCCTGAAGGTCAAGTGGTTCACAAGACAGAAAGACCTATCACGGTCGAGTCGCTACAGGCTGATTTTGAGGCACTGGGTATCGAAAAGGGAATGGTCTTACTCGTCCATTCGTCCTTGAGTGCGATGGGATGGGTCTGTGGCGGTGCTGTTGCCGTCATCATTGCACTTCAGAAGGTTTTAGGTGAAACGGGAACGCTTGTGATGCCGACCCACTCGACCGACCTTAGCGATCCGAGTCAGTGGGAGAATCCGCCTGTGCCGGAGTCGTGGTGGCAAACGATACGGGAGACGATGCCTGCCTATGATCCTGACTTGACGCCGACTCGTTCAATGGGCAAAATTGTCGAAACGTTCCGAAGGCAAAAAGGTGTTCTCCGCAGCATGCATCCACAGAATTCCTTTTGTGCAAGCGGTCCTCAAGCCTCATATATCACAGATAACCACGCCTTGGCATTTGGCTTTGGTGAAAACTCACCACTTGGTAGAATCTATGACTTGCACGGTTCTGTTCTGCTCCTCGGTGTTGGGCATTCAAACAATACGTCCATACATCTCGCAGAACATCAGGCAGACTTTCCAACCAAACGCGTCGTCCGAGAGGGTGCCCCGATTTCGCAGGCAGGTTCAAGCGCATGGACAACCTTTGAAAATATCGATGTAGACGCTTCGGATTTTGATCGCATCGGTGAAGATTTTTTGCGGTCTGATGCGGGAAAGGTGGTTCGGCACGGTAAGGTCGGCAACGCGAATTGCCAACTGATGCCGCAATCTGCCGTAGTTGACTTTGCTGTTGATTGGCTTGAGAAAAATAGGGTGTAG
- a CDS encoding SAM-dependent methyltransferase, whose amino-acid sequence MDFHYKDIIPWGRSFDEYLGMFNLFEDDLARDIVGVGDGPASFNSLMHQRGTPIISVDPIYRYSETELRQRIQETYDDVIAQAHRNQDKFVWTHISSVDELADIRMQAMETFCRDFESGKQQGRYIDASLPNLPFPAGHFDLVLSAHLLFFYSANRDLAFHLDGIQELLRIGTEVRIFPIVDVNSKPSPFLSPVINELEKDGIACAVERVPYHFQKTGNEMLRLRAC is encoded by the coding sequence ATGGATTTCCACTACAAAGACATAATCCCCTGGGGGAGATCGTTTGACGAATACTTGGGTATGTTTAACCTCTTCGAGGACGATTTGGCGCGGGACATTGTTGGCGTAGGCGACGGTCCCGCGTCGTTCAATTCCTTGATGCACCAGCGAGGCACGCCAATCATCTCGGTCGATCCGATTTATCGGTATTCTGAGACAGAATTGCGCCAACGAATTCAGGAAACTTACGACGACGTTATCGCGCAAGCCCACCGCAATCAGGATAAATTTGTCTGGACACACATCTCGTCTGTCGATGAATTGGCTGACATCAGGATGCAGGCAATGGAAACGTTCTGCCGAGACTTTGAGAGTGGTAAGCAACAAGGACGCTACATAGACGCATCACTCCCCAATTTACCTTTCCCTGCCGGTCACTTCGACCTCGTGCTCTCCGCGCATCTGCTTTTTTTCTACTCAGCGAACAGAGATTTGGCGTTCCACCTCGACGGGATACAGGAACTGCTCCGTATCGGAACTGAGGTAAGAATTTTCCCTATTGTTGATGTCAATAGCAAGCCTTCCCCTTTCTTATCACCCGTTATCAATGAACTTGAAAAAGATGGAATCGCTTGCGCAGTTGAACGTGTCCCATATCACTTCCAGAAAACAGGGAATGAAATGCTGCGGTTAAGGGCATGCTGA
- a CDS encoding phytanoyl-CoA dioxygenase family protein — protein sequence MAELLRELRVSNDAMNDPEELRHRISEEGYVFFKKLQDPDKLWALRREMLTTMQEGGWLVAGTDPMDGIADISTQCTEGDPEYTDVYHEVYKLEAFHRSGHWHEVVDMVEKIVGREVLPHPQKIARLWFPKYTAHTTPIHQDFVHFQGNFQTYTCWAPVGDCPIELGGLAVLPGSHKVNKVMEHHFSLGAGSLCVNEDELSGEWHSTNYEVGDTLIFPALTIHKALPNLTEDRLRVSLDNRYQAADDPIAEHMLEPHLNIFNSLTWEHIYRDWESDALKYYWKDRDLTVLPRDLSYGNKGFEEALELARGGDERAILHLNRSVKRDATTELAQRAVAVLQEVGVGTAD from the coding sequence ATGGCGGAATTATTAAGAGAACTTCGCGTATCCAACGATGCAATGAATGATCCGGAAGAATTGCGTCACCGGATCTCGGAAGAAGGGTATGTTTTCTTCAAGAAGCTGCAAGATCCTGACAAACTCTGGGCGTTGCGGCGAGAAATGCTAACGACGATGCAGGAAGGCGGTTGGCTCGTCGCGGGGACCGACCCGATGGACGGCATCGCTGATATATCTACCCAGTGTACCGAGGGTGATCCCGAATACACGGACGTATACCATGAAGTGTATAAGTTAGAGGCGTTTCACCGTTCCGGGCATTGGCACGAAGTCGTTGATATGGTGGAGAAAATTGTCGGCAGAGAGGTGCTACCGCATCCACAGAAGATTGCGCGTCTCTGGTTCCCTAAGTACACGGCGCACACCACACCGATACACCAAGACTTCGTCCACTTCCAAGGGAATTTCCAGACCTATACCTGCTGGGCACCCGTCGGAGATTGTCCGATTGAGTTAGGAGGCTTAGCAGTCCTACCGGGTTCGCATAAAGTCAATAAGGTCATGGAGCATCACTTTTCGCTCGGTGCCGGGAGTCTGTGCGTTAATGAGGACGAGTTGTCGGGTGAATGGCATTCCACGAACTATGAAGTTGGCGATACGCTCATCTTCCCTGCTTTGACCATTCATAAGGCACTCCCGAACTTGACCGAGGATCGGTTGCGTGTGTCGTTGGACAACCGCTATCAGGCTGCCGATGACCCGATCGCTGAACACATGCTTGAACCGCACCTGAATATCTTCAACTCCCTTACGTGGGAACATATCTATCGCGATTGGGAATCTGATGCGTTGAAGTATTATTGGAAAGATCGTGACCTGACTGTCCTGCCAAGGGATCTCAGTTACGGAAATAAGGGGTTTGAGGAAGCGTTGGAATTGGCGAGAGGTGGAGATGAGCGCGCCATTCTACACTTAAACCGTTCAGTTAAGCGTGATGCCACGACCGAATTGGCACAACGCGCAGTTGCGGTTTTACAAGAAGTTGGTGTTGGTACTGCCGATTAA
- a CDS encoding LamG domain-containing protein: MKVLFFIILVISLTVPSTLWAKNMALALDGATAIEVPNSDSLNPKTAITIEAWMNMSKPVGECLAKDWGGQRDYIFPEIVQNGNGLRFVLWPGTKILDVPGLEPNKWQHVAGVWDGKEMRTYIDGEEKGAAPFEAKELAATDASLYIGVGDSQNWFCTGSIDEIRIWEVARTEEEINEFMMKVLNGDEKGLNAHYTFDEGNANDNTKNGNDGDGGFGKANYVDVTNVLDLEPLSVDPEDKLTTTWAWVKQTR, from the coding sequence ATGAAAGTTCTGTTTTTTATAATCCTCGTCATCAGTCTGACAGTGCCCAGCACACTCTGGGCGAAAAATATGGCACTGGCGTTAGATGGCGCGACGGCTATTGAAGTCCCAAACAGTGACAGCTTAAATCCCAAAACCGCAATAACGATAGAAGCGTGGATGAACATGAGCAAACCTGTCGGTGAGTGCCTTGCAAAGGACTGGGGTGGTCAAAGGGATTACATCTTCCCAGAGATTGTCCAAAATGGAAACGGATTGCGATTTGTCCTCTGGCCCGGCACGAAAATCCTTGATGTTCCTGGATTGGAGCCCAACAAATGGCAGCACGTCGCTGGCGTCTGGGACGGTAAAGAGATGCGGACGTATATCGATGGAGAGGAGAAAGGTGCTGCACCTTTTGAAGCAAAGGAATTAGCGGCAACTGACGCTTCACTGTATATCGGTGTCGGTGATAGTCAAAATTGGTTCTGTACGGGGTCCATTGATGAAATCCGTATTTGGGAAGTCGCTCGGACCGAAGAAGAGATTAACGAGTTCATGATGAAGGTTCTCAACGGTGATGAAAAAGGTCTGAACGCACACTACACTTTCGATGAAGGCAACGCCAACGACAATACCAAAAACGGCAACGATGGTGACGGTGGGTTTGGGAAGGCGAATTACGTTGATGTTACCAACGTCTTAGATCTCGAACCACTTTCTGTTGATCCGGAAGATAAACTGACGACTACGTGGGCATGGGTGAAACAGACCCGATAA
- a CDS encoding class I SAM-dependent methyltransferase, whose product MYQLSDEILSFYRQTQESKRLTTHTKGQLEFVRTQEIITRYLPPPPAVVLDIGGGSGPYACWLAKVGYEVHLVDPVDLHIEQAKEASNLQIEHPIASISLGDARDLRFSSMSADAVLLLGPLYHLVAKDERLLALKEAYRVLRNGGAMVAAGISRFASMLDSFFEDRFRTPVHMDIVQNDLETGYHRNLTGDLNYFTDAYLHRPEELGSEVVKAGFQHQTTLAVEGPAWLFESFKNYWTDPDLRSVVLDLIRKVEAEPSLLGMSAHILAIGTK is encoded by the coding sequence TTGTATCAACTTTCAGACGAGATTCTTTCGTTCTACAGACAGACGCAAGAATCGAAACGACTTACGACCCATACCAAGGGTCAGTTGGAATTTGTACGGACGCAAGAGATCATCACACGCTATTTACCGCCGCCGCCAGCAGTGGTTTTGGACATCGGTGGTGGTTCGGGTCCCTATGCCTGTTGGTTAGCAAAAGTAGGCTATGAGGTCCACCTCGTGGATCCTGTGGATTTACACATTGAGCAGGCGAAAGAAGCCTCGAATCTGCAGATAGAACATCCGATTGCCAGCATATCACTTGGTGACGCGCGGGACCTGCGTTTTTCGTCTATGTCAGCGGATGCCGTTCTGTTATTGGGACCGCTCTATCATCTGGTTGCTAAAGATGAAAGGCTGCTGGCACTCAAAGAGGCGTATCGTGTCCTGCGAAACGGTGGTGCTATGGTTGCCGCCGGTATCTCACGCTTTGCATCTATGCTCGACAGCTTTTTTGAGGATCGATTCAGGACTCCCGTTCACATGGACATCGTTCAAAACGATCTTGAAACGGGTTACCATCGTAACCTGACTGGCGACCTTAATTATTTTACAGATGCCTATCTTCACCGCCCGGAAGAATTGGGTTCCGAAGTGGTCAAAGCCGGTTTTCAACATCAGACGACGCTCGCAGTGGAAGGACCGGCATGGCTTTTTGAGTCGTTTAAAAATTATTGGACGGATCCGGATCTGCGTTCTGTCGTTTTAGATTTGATTCGCAAAGTCGAAGCAGAGCCTTCGCTCCTCGGTATGAGTGCGCATATCCTTGCGATAGGGACGAAATAG
- a CDS encoding class I SAM-dependent methyltransferase, which translates to MQDSIITPQWGEENSQDFIDYGKYFVPDREIQINCICEVIPPPLESVYILDICCGEGLLTRALLDKFPESHVYGLDGSPTMIAHTEKALIAYGERFKAKQFDLTASDWREFPFPVHAVVSSLAIHHLDGTEKQALFKDMASILAPGGSFIIADLTEPMDGFGRKFAADTWDKVVRQRSLDLDGDLRGYEQFRQLGWNHYAQSEPDPDSIDKPSSLFDQLKWLEEAGFTDVDVFWMKAGHAIFGGRKPNSEAK; encoded by the coding sequence ATGCAAGACTCAATCATCACACCTCAATGGGGAGAGGAAAATTCCCAAGATTTCATTGACTACGGAAAATACTTCGTTCCCGATCGGGAGATCCAGATTAATTGCATTTGCGAGGTAATCCCACCGCCATTGGAATCCGTGTATATTCTGGATATCTGCTGCGGGGAAGGACTGCTCACACGGGCGTTGTTAGATAAGTTTCCTGAATCTCACGTCTACGGTTTAGACGGCTCGCCGACAATGATCGCGCACACAGAAAAGGCACTCATCGCTTATGGAGAACGTTTTAAGGCAAAGCAATTCGATTTAACTGCAAGCGATTGGCGTGAGTTCCCTTTCCCTGTCCATGCTGTCGTATCGTCTCTCGCAATCCATCACTTGGATGGCACTGAAAAACAGGCGTTGTTCAAAGATATGGCATCTATACTCGCACCGGGCGGAAGCTTCATTATCGCCGATCTGACTGAACCGATGGATGGGTTTGGAAGGAAGTTTGCGGCAGACACTTGGGATAAAGTAGTGCGTCAACGTTCACTCGATCTGGACGGCGATCTGAGAGGTTATGAGCAGTTTCGTCAGCTCGGCTGGAATCATTACGCACAATCTGAACCCGATCCAGATTCGATTGACAAACCGTCGTCGCTATTTGATCAGCTCAAATGGCTTGAGGAGGCTGGATTCACTGATGTTGACGTGTTCTGGATGAAGGCTGGACATGCTATCTTTGGTGGACGTAAGCCGAACTCAGAAGCGAAATAG
- a CDS encoding class I SAM-dependent methyltransferase, which produces MKQHTNQTQAINDEFIKRKMQLRIAPGPSGDDVPKWTTDGIEELPEFFNSTADIWDQKFGVKPDDPFYQAVALHIPQTDEPIEILDLGCGTGIQLEFVFARAPNAKVTAIDRAPNMLKQLSAKFANKTDQLRLQQGSLLELAFGDYAYDYAISTLTMHHFLPERKVTIYKKVRKALRTTGIYIEGDQVSTVEEEKSTLYWYDRWIAKLPGGDRAEWNYDITLSPETQVRILQEAGFSEVQLTWRHSSQGATYVAKH; this is translated from the coding sequence ATGAAGCAGCACACAAACCAAACACAAGCCATAAACGATGAATTTATAAAGCGAAAGATGCAGCTCCGAATCGCGCCCGGCCCCTCAGGTGATGACGTTCCCAAATGGACAACCGACGGTATTGAGGAACTCCCAGAATTCTTCAATTCAACCGCTGATATTTGGGACCAGAAGTTTGGTGTTAAGCCCGATGATCCGTTCTATCAGGCTGTCGCTCTCCATATACCACAGACAGACGAACCGATAGAGATTCTGGACCTCGGTTGTGGCACGGGAATTCAACTTGAGTTCGTTTTTGCAAGGGCACCCAATGCCAAAGTTACAGCGATTGATAGGGCACCGAACATGCTTAAGCAGCTCAGTGCAAAATTTGCCAACAAAACCGATCAGTTAAGATTGCAGCAAGGCTCCCTATTGGAACTTGCATTTGGGGATTATGCGTATGACTACGCTATTTCTACGCTAACCATGCACCATTTCCTTCCAGAACGGAAGGTCACCATCTACAAAAAAGTGAGAAAGGCTTTGAGAACAACCGGTATCTACATAGAAGGCGATCAGGTTTCCACGGTTGAAGAGGAGAAAAGTACACTCTATTGGTACGATAGGTGGATTGCGAAGCTCCCAGGTGGTGACCGTGCTGAATGGAATTACGACATCACATTATCGCCGGAGACACAAGTCCGTATTCTTCAGGAGGCGGGATTCTCTGAGGTGCAACTCACGTGGAGACACTCTTCACAAGGGGCTACCTATGTTGCCAAACATTGA
- a CDS encoding zinc-dependent metalloprotease, which translates to MRCQLIFGICLMLIGGYCFSVSAQEATQPAKSAATQEAPAKKKKEFEDFSKVTEDSKSYDGFFKLYQKKENLYCEIQPSQLDKPFLCMISVARGLGQGFLLSGMTLEEWMLVWRRVGDNVHLVRKNVRFRAKEGTPIAEAVDLGHNDSVLFSLKIESIHPQRKSVLVNISPVFISDLPPLARRIAPDARFDKTRSTWGAVKAFPKNVELKVNAVYSSERNMSTIPDSRGIQLTLHYSLAGLPENNYRPRLADDRLGHFMTAVKDYSSRTSDAPFIRYVNRWHLEKADKDAKLSPPKEPIIFYIEKTVPHRFRPYVRQGILEWNKAFEKIGFADAIEARIQQDHEDWDPEDARYNTIRWMVGAGFAIGPSRVNPLTGQILDADILIGESWIRYWQREYMTFFDEVAYERDHPMDHSSRFQCQIASGLARQMGFMASVLQARGLTDEDGELPEEFIGQALKTLTMHEVGHTLGFRHNFKASTIFSLEDLNKKKNEALIGSVMEYDAVNIAPEGQEQGDYYTKTIGPWDYWVVEYAYKPIDASKPEGELKALGEIASRVATSDLTYGTDEDAYGYRFRDLDPLVNRWDLGDDPLAFARQRREVVVGLWDKIADKVTKEGMGYQRVRRAFGSLLFEHGFTMYLASRYIGGQYHHRDHRGDENGRLPFVPVPAAKQREALQFIKEHALSDKAFSFSPELLNSLAITRWSDWGGDSWNSLRFDYPVHDVILRNQTLILERLLYPTILSRVQDTELKFAKSEDAFTLPELFSGITDAVWVELGRDAGAKQWSNSDAFISSFRRGLQREHLKQLIKLVLEADTGTPEDARSLARLHLGQINSKIQRALQNARGTLDDYSFAHLEESQVRVEKALDASFRVEKR; encoded by the coding sequence ATGCGATGCCAATTGATTTTTGGGATCTGTTTAATGCTAATAGGTGGTTATTGCTTTTCGGTATCAGCCCAAGAAGCAACACAACCTGCGAAATCTGCTGCGACACAGGAAGCACCCGCAAAAAAGAAAAAAGAGTTTGAGGATTTTAGTAAGGTCACTGAAGATAGCAAAAGTTATGACGGTTTCTTCAAATTATATCAAAAAAAAGAGAACCTCTATTGCGAAATTCAGCCATCACAATTGGACAAGCCGTTTCTCTGTATGATTAGCGTTGCGCGCGGCTTGGGACAAGGATTCCTGCTTTCAGGGATGACGCTGGAAGAGTGGATGCTCGTCTGGCGGCGGGTCGGTGATAATGTACATCTGGTGCGAAAAAATGTGCGTTTCCGTGCGAAGGAAGGGACACCGATTGCGGAAGCGGTTGACTTGGGGCATAACGACTCCGTGCTGTTTTCACTCAAAATTGAAAGCATCCACCCACAACGGAAGAGCGTGCTAGTGAACATCTCTCCTGTTTTTATATCCGACCTACCGCCGCTGGCACGCAGGATTGCTCCTGATGCCCGCTTCGACAAAACGCGTAGCACGTGGGGAGCGGTCAAGGCGTTTCCCAAAAACGTTGAGTTGAAAGTCAATGCTGTATACAGTTCAGAAAGGAATATGAGCACCATTCCGGACAGTCGTGGTATCCAGTTGACCCTGCACTACAGCCTCGCGGGACTTCCAGAAAACAATTATCGTCCCCGATTGGCTGATGATCGCCTCGGACATTTTATGACGGCGGTCAAAGACTATTCGTCTCGAACCAGCGATGCCCCTTTTATCCGGTATGTCAACCGCTGGCATTTGGAGAAAGCGGACAAAGATGCGAAACTGTCGCCACCGAAAGAACCGATTATCTTCTATATCGAGAAAACAGTGCCACACCGCTTTCGTCCTTACGTCCGACAGGGGATTCTGGAATGGAACAAGGCATTTGAAAAAATAGGATTTGCCGATGCCATTGAAGCACGTATTCAGCAAGACCATGAGGACTGGGACCCTGAAGATGCACGGTATAACACGATTCGTTGGATGGTTGGCGCAGGGTTCGCAATCGGTCCGTCTCGCGTGAACCCGTTGACAGGCCAGATTTTGGATGCCGATATCCTTATCGGTGAGAGCTGGATCCGGTACTGGCAACGAGAGTATATGACCTTCTTTGATGAAGTGGCGTATGAACGCGACCACCCTATGGACCACTCTTCACGATTCCAATGTCAGATCGCCTCCGGCTTGGCGCGGCAGATGGGCTTTATGGCGAGTGTCCTACAGGCACGGGGGTTGACTGACGAAGACGGCGAACTACCAGAGGAATTCATTGGACAAGCACTCAAGACTTTAACGATGCACGAAGTCGGACATACGTTGGGATTCCGCCACAACTTTAAAGCGAGCACGATCTTCTCCCTTGAAGACCTAAATAAAAAGAAGAACGAAGCACTTATCGGTTCCGTTATGGAATACGATGCTGTGAATATCGCGCCTGAAGGTCAAGAACAGGGAGATTACTATACAAAGACAATCGGACCTTGGGATTACTGGGTGGTCGAGTACGCCTATAAACCGATCGATGCAAGCAAACCCGAAGGTGAATTGAAAGCGTTAGGTGAGATCGCTTCCCGTGTTGCGACATCAGACCTCACCTACGGAACAGATGAGGATGCTTATGGGTATCGCTTCAGAGACCTCGATCCACTGGTAAATCGGTGGGACCTCGGTGATGATCCGCTCGCGTTTGCCAGGCAACGGCGCGAGGTCGTTGTGGGACTCTGGGATAAGATTGCCGACAAAGTTACGAAAGAAGGAATGGGCTATCAGCGTGTCAGGCGCGCCTTCGGGAGTCTGCTGTTTGAACACGGTTTCACGATGTACCTCGCAAGCCGATACATCGGTGGGCAGTATCACCATCGCGATCATCGCGGTGATGAGAATGGTCGTTTACCCTTCGTGCCTGTGCCAGCCGCAAAACAACGCGAGGCACTCCAATTCATCAAAGAACATGCCCTTTCGGATAAAGCCTTCAGTTTCTCGCCTGAATTACTCAATAGCTTGGCAATCACCCGTTGGAGTGATTGGGGTGGAGATAGTTGGAACTCCTTACGTTTCGATTATCCCGTGCATGATGTCATTCTCCGAAACCAAACCCTTATCTTGGAACGGTTGCTTTATCCGACGATCCTCTCACGTGTTCAGGACACAGAACTCAAGTTTGCTAAGAGTGAGGATGCGTTTACGCTGCCGGAGCTCTTTTCAGGCATTACGGATGCGGTCTGGGTTGAACTCGGAAGGGATGCGGGTGCAAAGCAGTGGTCGAATTCGGATGCGTTCATCTCCAGTTTCCGTCGCGGTTTGCAGCGTGAACACTTGAAGCAACTCATCAAACTGGTGTTGGAAGCCGACACTGGCACGCCGGAGGATGCAAGATCGCTTGCACGCCTGCACCTCGGACAAATCAACAGTAAGATACAGCGCGCGCTTCAAAATGCCAGAGGCACTCTTGACGATTACAGTTTTGCGCACCTTGAAGAATCGCAGGTCCGAGTCGAGAAAGCGTTGGATGCCAGTTTCCGAGTCGAGAAACGTTAG